TCCCGCTCGCAGCGCCGCGGCACGCTGCGCGGTCTGCACTACCAGATGCAACCTTATGGTGAAGCCAAGCTGGTGCGCTGCACCCGTGGCGCCATCCTCGACGTGATCGTGGATTTGCGCGAAGACTCCTCCACCTACCTGCAGCACCAGGCGTTCGAGTTGACGGCCGATAATCATCGCCAACTGTATGTGCCGCCGGGTTTTGCGCACTCCTTCCAGACCCTGAGCGACGATGTGGAGGTCAGCTATCTGGTGTCCACGCCCTATACACCGAGCGCAGAGCGCGGCCTGCGCTACAACGACGCACGTCTGGGGATCGACTGGCCGCTCGCCGTGACGACATTGTCGGAAAAGGATGCGGCCTGGCCTCTGATAACCGACCGCACCGGGAAGCTATATTGAGCGGACCATCATTTCCGGCTGCAACAAGCTGGAAACCGGCTGCAAATCCTCGGCGGGTGCAGGTGCGGTCAGCTCGAAGCCAGGTTGCACCGCCTGCCGTACCTGCACGCGAAGCGTTTCCAGTGGCGCATCTGCCGGTTCAACCCGTGGCGCGAACGCCAGTGCTTCCAACAACCCGGCAAGAATCACGCGGGCTTTGTAGAACTCGCCTGCAAACAGCAGCTTGCCTATGCCCCACAGGCGATATGCGAGGATTTTCAGTAACCGACGGCGGCTCGCGTATCGGCGGGTGATGAACAACTCGTTGCGGACGAAGTGCCGGTGATAGCGGATCCTGGCCGGGCTCTTTTCGGTACGGATATTGATTGCCCCCCCGCCCTCCTGGCGCAAGTGCAGCACCTTGCTGGCGCCTACCAGGTAGCCAGGGGCATCACGAGTTACCCGCAGCGTAAACTCGGTGTCCTCGCCCCAGATGAACATCGAGCTAATCGGCACGCCATGCTCGGTCAATGTCACCCTCGGCACCAGGATGGACACGAAGGTCGCGCGTGATACCGGCATCACCCCGAGTTCCACAGTGGCTGGCCAGCACTCATAGTCGATGCGGTTGCGCCGCTGGTCCAGGGCGGGTGAGTTGTTGACCAATCCATCCTGGGTATAGGCGCCGGACAGCAGGAAGCTGCGTTTGATGTCGCGTGCCGCAAGCAGTTCGTCGGCCTCGACCAATCGTTGCAGCGCATCCGGACTGGGAATCACGTCGTCGTCCATCATCCAGATGAAATCGGCGCCGCGTTGATAGGCAATGCGAAACCCCGCGTTGAACCCGCCTGAAGCTCCGACGTTCTGCGAAAGCACATAGAGCTCGAGATGGGGCAAGGCCAGATCCAGCACCATCTGTTCGCTGCCGTCGGAACTGGCGTTATCAATAACGATGATGCCGTCGCAGGGTCTGGTTTGGGTAGACACCGCCTCCAGGCATCGCTTGAGCAGATCCTTGCGGTTATAGGTCAGAACCACTGCATATATATGCGACATGACAGGTCATCCTAATCACAATTGATATCTCTTAGCCACCACGGCCCTTCTTTTTTAGCGCTAGATTGCCTAAAGAAGATATGCCATCGCCTAATCGGTTCAAACGAACCGATTACATGCCCGACAAACCGCCGCCTCTACAAAAAACAGGCGCCATAAAAATGCTTACAATTCAGCGGGGAACTTTCCGAGCTCACTCAACGGGGTTTACTATGCATGTTCCCGGTAGATAAAAAACAACTGCCCGCACAAGTCTATCAACCGTCTATCGGATTCAACCTCTGTCTGCCGGCAGGGCTGCACAACTCGCTGAGGCGCGGCGATCAAGGCGCACTATTGTGCAGCGCGAGCAAGGTGCCGCGTACCTGATCGGTGCAAAACATGACAGGATGCGCATAAACCAGAGCCGCCACCAGTAAGGGCTCGAGCTGCCCTCGACGGCGAAATTCCGGCTCCAGGGCACCGGGGATATATAGTTAGAAATCAGTTATTTCGGTGCACTTCACAATATTAAAAAACTCGCCCGAAATGAAGCGGGGACCCAACATATAAATGGCGCCATTTTTTCGCTACTTTACAAGCCAGGCCACCCCTTCACTAGCCAGAACCATGGCGGGCCTATTTATAGTCTGGCACCAGAGCAAACCCTAATATAGCTGCCGGGGCAACTACTGTGCGCTGTGCATGAGCGACAAACATTGGTAGCTCCTGAAGACCTCTTTCTTGCGGCGCACCCTCCTACAGGCACAGATATTGCCTTTCGTTAACAATCCTGTAACCCGTCTTCGCCACCATGCAAACTCGCACTTAATATGACGGCGTCCTGAATTTCATCTTTTTATAAGCTGGCACCGTCACCATGAGGGTTGAGGGCAGGCGCGAGCCGAGAAGCCTTAATGGTGCACATCGCCGCCACGGTCGATCCCATGGCATTTAAGTTCCATATTTTTTTATCGCTTCGGCTGTGACCAGTTTCTCTGCCACCAGGGAACTTCTATCAAGAGGCGACAACCAATGACTCATGAAAAATGGCCGCAAGTCAATGCGATAGGTAACTGACATCCCCATGCCAGCCCCTCTCGTCGCAATGCCGAGCGGCTCTCCACACCAAGCGATAGACCCCGGGAAGGGATTTGGCACCATGAAACTCACCAAGATACTGACGGCTTCATTAGCAGGTACGCTGTCTACAGCCAGCTGGGCAACCGACCCACAACACATCGACCTGGCTGGGTTCGAGTTCACGCCAACCCTGGACGTCGGCGAAAGCTACGACGACAACTACCGCGGCCTGCGCGACGGGGCCCGCTCCTCGTGGATCACCAGCATCAACCCCAAATTCCTGCTCAGCGCCGAAACCCGCAACACCGGTTACCAGCTCGAGTACGAGTTCGACGACCAGAACTACCACTCAGATGATCGCGCCAGCCATACTGATCATCACCTGCGCTTTCGCAGCGTCATGGAGTTCAACTCGCGCAACCGCCTGCGCTGGAACCTGGGCTACCACCGCGTCGAGGAAACCACCGACCTGGCCGACCCCGACGACAACGAGAACGACAAGTACGACCGCGCCGTGGCCGGCGCCGTCTACACCTACGGCACCCAGACCGGGCTCAACCAGCTGGACTTCGGTACCAACTATGAGTCCATCCGCTATCGCAACGGCGGCGGCCTGAACGCCGACGAGGAACGCGACAGCACCACTTTCAATACCGTCTGGTACCACCGTCTTGGCGGCAGCACCCGCTCGCTGGTCGAGCTGCGCCATACCAACCACGACTATGTGCGCCGCGACAGCGACCGTGACAGCACCAACGATGCGCTGTTGTTCGGTGCCACCTGGGACGCCACCGCCAGGACTTCCGGCACC
Above is a genomic segment from Pseudomonas argentinensis containing:
- the rfbC gene encoding dTDP-4-dehydrorhamnose 3,5-epimerase — protein: MIFHPTTLNDAWLIELELRGDERGYFARTFCAEEFERHGLINRFVQQNTSRSQRRGTLRGLHYQMQPYGEAKLVRCTRGAILDVIVDLREDSSTYLQHQAFELTADNHRQLYVPPGFAHSFQTLSDDVEVSYLVSTPYTPSAERGLRYNDARLGIDWPLAVTTLSEKDAAWPLITDRTGKLY
- a CDS encoding outer membrane beta-barrel protein encodes the protein MKLTKILTASLAGTLSTASWATDPQHIDLAGFEFTPTLDVGESYDDNYRGLRDGARSSWITSINPKFLLSAETRNTGYQLEYEFDDQNYHSDDRASHTDHHLRFRSVMEFNSRNRLRWNLGYHRVEETTDLADPDDNENDKYDRAVAGAVYTYGTQTGLNQLDFGTNYESIRYRNGGGLNADEERDSTTFNTVWYHRLGGSTRSLVELRHTNHDYVRRDSDRDSTNDALLFGATWDATARTSGTLRLGAERKNFDSSSREDYTSPMWEVGVAWEPRTYSVVKLNTRRAFDEGDDGASTVQDTTTRLSWEHEWSAFISSELFYRYSERDYKAIERQDDRTGYGLELTYSPLRWADVSLGYRHTENDSSVREKSYDRNIYQLSLSLSL
- a CDS encoding glycosyltransferase family 2 protein — its product is MSHIYAVVLTYNRKDLLKRCLEAVSTQTRPCDGIIVIDNASSDGSEQMVLDLALPHLELYVLSQNVGASGGFNAGFRIAYQRGADFIWMMDDDVIPSPDALQRLVEADELLAARDIKRSFLLSGAYTQDGLVNNSPALDQRRNRIDYECWPATVELGVMPVSRATFVSILVPRVTLTEHGVPISSMFIWGEDTEFTLRVTRDAPGYLVGASKVLHLRQEGGGAINIRTEKSPARIRYHRHFVRNELFITRRYASRRRLLKILAYRLWGIGKLLFAGEFYKARVILAGLLEALAFAPRVEPADAPLETLRVQVRQAVQPGFELTAPAPAEDLQPVSSLLQPEMMVRSI